The following coding sequences lie in one Mycoplasma crocodyli MP145 genomic window:
- the pgmB gene encoding beta-phosphoglucomutase, translating into MIKGFVFDLDGVITDTAELHFRAWKEIVEKIGIHYTAKVNDKLKGLSRIDTIKAILEAYKKDNDYTEQEILEMAKVKNDFYKKLLESEINESFTLPNIKRIILDAKKNNIKLALASSSYNAPMILKKLNLEEYFDFIVYPGNIAEGKPAPDIFLAAARGIGAEPHECIGFEDAPAGLKGILDAGMHSVVVTHDSKDDFSEADLIVKTTLELTFDKIKKHFKF; encoded by the coding sequence ATGATTAAAGGTTTTGTTTTTGATTTAGATGGTGTAATTACAGACACAGCTGAATTACACTTTAGAGCTTGAAAAGAAATAGTTGAAAAAATAGGAATTCATTATACTGCAAAAGTTAATGATAAACTTAAAGGTCTTTCTAGAATAGATACGATAAAAGCTATTTTAGAGGCTTATAAAAAAGATAACGATTATACTGAACAAGAAATTTTAGAAATGGCTAAGGTTAAAAATGATTTCTATAAAAAACTTCTTGAAAGTGAAATTAATGAAAGTTTTACACTACCGAATATAAAGAGAATTATTTTAGATGCTAAAAAAAATAACATTAAACTCGCTTTAGCTTCTAGTTCATATAATGCACCAATGATTCTTAAAAAGTTAAACTTAGAAGAATACTTTGATTTTATTGTTTATCCAGGAAATATCGCCGAAGGAAAACCGGCACCAGATATTTTTTTAGCCGCTGCAAGAGGTATTGGGGCAGAACCACATGAATGCATCGGATTTGAAGATGCCCCTGCTGGACTTAAAGGAATTCTTGATGCTGGTATGCATTCGGTTGTTGTTACACATGATTCAAAAGACGATTTTTCCGAAGCAGATTTAATTGTTAAAACAACTTTAGAACTTACTTTTGATAAAATAAAAAAACACTTTAAATTTTAA
- a CDS encoding glycosyl hydrolase family 65 protein has protein sequence MEKYLSYDIQGKKITQDKFNSKYTAKTESIFSLGNGYLGLRSADEELDFYNKPNLFVNGIFNKDTDEEVSELANLADSTQTMIDINGETFQLREEDLYNKTIDIRNGILTRTIQFKRKSGLFQLVFQRFVSQEIKHVYAQKISLTCLENYETNPINVKLFPTINGQVNNTGTQHFKEGNKRRTSLTSIKMEQETTHSKRFIVHNMVTNLTLNGRKIEGGTDDYVVHISRRAIGFNINLNFKQGDTINLEKIMSVNTSIDIDGTTLSNRDVDHKSSLLLDKLQKTNYKDLLDRSIIAMRSIWNQFDVKIKGDENAEFDLFAMEFGIFHMNNFIPKDSVYTNVGAKGLSGEGYQGHTYWDTEFFINPNYLFTDPKIVRNLLTYRYLGINGAREKALSQKLREEESNLQGAQYPWEMAWPTDGEVCPYWGQADVVSGKQVPIASRRQEIHVSADIAYAVNQYFIATGDQEFMDKMGYEMIIDTAIFYANRAELNKRNKSYEIKDVMGPNEYKGNINNNAYTNYMVKYNIGLALDLLSKLSEEKLEALREKLPYEIPTALMETVYNNIKLPKPNKDGVISENDQFLNLVRNDISNFQMLGDAGKKLFSTTDGQKLLSGQLVKQADVVLLTYIMPHLFDKEIIEKNFDFYEPITTHDSSLSSSTYALQAIRLRKMDLAYKLFQYSLNIDLGQNMKSSDAGIHAGSLAAIWQVIIFGYGGFAWYNNEINIDPILPKTWSELTYSVTYQGVVLKVVVNSNDFTVWVESKSKMLKIKIQGNEVIASNIPQTFKVRND, from the coding sequence ATGGAAAAATATTTATCTTACGATATACAAGGTAAAAAAATTACACAAGATAAATTTAACTCAAAATATACAGCTAAAACTGAAAGTATTTTTTCACTAGGTAATGGTTATTTAGGATTAAGAAGTGCTGATGAAGAACTTGATTTTTACAACAAACCAAACTTGTTTGTAAATGGAATTTTTAACAAAGATACTGATGAAGAAGTTTCTGAACTTGCAAATTTAGCTGATTCAACACAAACCATGATTGACATAAATGGTGAAACTTTTCAATTAAGAGAAGAAGATTTATATAATAAAACAATTGATATTAGAAACGGTATTTTAACAAGAACAATTCAATTTAAAAGAAAAAGTGGGTTGTTTCAATTAGTTTTCCAAAGATTTGTTTCACAAGAAATTAAACATGTTTATGCTCAAAAAATATCATTGACTTGTTTAGAAAATTATGAAACAAACCCAATTAATGTTAAATTATTTCCGACAATTAATGGACAAGTTAATAACACAGGAACTCAACATTTTAAAGAAGGGAATAAAAGAAGAACTTCTTTAACTTCGATTAAAATGGAACAAGAAACAACACATTCAAAAAGATTTATTGTTCACAATATGGTTACAAATTTGACACTAAATGGAAGAAAGATAGAAGGTGGAACCGATGATTATGTTGTTCATATTTCAAGACGTGCTATTGGATTTAATATAAATTTAAATTTCAAGCAAGGCGACACAATAAACTTAGAAAAAATTATGTCTGTAAATACATCGATAGACATTGATGGAACTACATTAAGCAATAGAGATGTTGACCACAAATCTTCATTATTATTAGATAAATTACAAAAGACAAATTATAAAGATTTACTGGATAGATCAATCATAGCAATGAGATCAATCTGAAACCAATTTGACGTAAAAATTAAAGGTGATGAAAATGCTGAATTTGACTTGTTTGCAATGGAATTTGGAATTTTTCACATGAATAATTTTATCCCTAAAGATTCGGTTTATACAAATGTTGGGGCTAAAGGTTTAAGTGGGGAAGGATACCAAGGACATACATATTGAGATACAGAATTTTTTATAAATCCTAACTACTTATTTACAGATCCGAAAATTGTAAGAAACTTACTAACTTATAGATACTTAGGAATTAATGGTGCTAGAGAAAAAGCACTTTCACAAAAACTAAGAGAAGAGGAAAGTAATCTTCAAGGAGCACAATATCCGTGGGAAATGGCATGACCTACAGATGGCGAAGTTTGTCCTTATTGAGGTCAAGCCGATGTTGTTTCAGGAAAACAAGTTCCAATTGCTTCTAGGCGTCAAGAAATTCACGTGTCAGCAGATATAGCCTATGCTGTAAATCAATATTTTATAGCTACTGGTGATCAAGAATTTATGGATAAAATGGGTTACGAAATGATAATCGATACTGCTATCTTCTACGCAAATAGAGCCGAATTGAATAAAAGAAATAAATCTTATGAAATTAAAGATGTTATGGGACCTAACGAATATAAAGGAAACATAAATAATAATGCATATACTAACTATATGGTTAAATATAACATTGGATTAGCTCTTGATTTATTAAGTAAATTATCTGAAGAAAAACTTGAAGCACTAAGAGAAAAATTACCTTATGAAATTCCAACCGCATTAATGGAAACAGTTTATAACAATATTAAATTACCCAAACCAAATAAAGACGGTGTAATTTCGGAAAATGATCAATTTTTAAATTTAGTAAGAAATGATATTTCTAACTTTCAAATGTTAGGGGATGCGGGTAAAAAATTATTTTCAACAACGGATGGTCAAAAATTACTATCGGGTCAATTGGTTAAACAAGCTGATGTTGTGTTATTAACATACATTATGCCTCACTTATTTGATAAAGAAATAATAGAAAAGAACTTTGATTTCTATGAACCTATTACAACTCATGATTCATCACTTTCTTCATCCACTTATGCTCTACAAGCAATTAGATTAAGAAAAATGGACTTAGCTTATAAATTGTTCCAATATTCACTTAATATTGATTTGGGTCAAAATATGAAGTCATCAGATGCAGGAATTCATGCAGGATCATTGGCTGCAATTTGACAAGTAATAATTTTTGGATATGGTGGTTTTGCTTGATATAACAACGAAATTAACATTGACCCAATTTTACCTAAAACTTGAAGTGAATTAACTTATTCAGTAACTTATCAAGGTGTAGTTTTAAAGGTTGTAGTTAACTCAAATGATTTTACTGTGTGAGTAGAATCAAAAAGTAAAATGCTTAAAATAAAAATTCAAGGAAATGAAGTTATAGCCTCAAATATTCCACAAACATTTAAGGTGAGAAATGATTAA
- a CDS encoding alpha-amylase family glycosyl hydrolase produces the protein MKIKKLKDKVLYQIFPRSFKDSNNDGNGDINGIIEKLDYLQELGVDGIWLCPIYETNFVDAGYDVLDYKKVWKQFGTLEEFKKLTFEAKKRGIDVIMDIVLNHVSNEHQWFKKACESDKNIEHNYFIWRKELTENEKKAQSIFGGSAWEYVPNVKKYYFHLFAKEQVDLNWSHPSTIKAMVDVINFWYSLGVRGFRLDAIKHVAKDFDDIENIYFSWCKGSVEFLKSFYELAFSDKKDAYTLGEASGISLDELLKYGAGKDKVADNYFNFSWWWIGWGKETGRKGYDANWDHKEFAYQQKPFQENENVKPEMITNFLSNHDTSRSISRWGEINYFWAESAKSHALMLFSLKGIPCVYYGEEIGLLNNRFYSREDFKDCDIFSGFLDLVDIEKKYTEEEFLKYCNINSRDAGRAIMQWENSSHKGFTKSKTPWIKFNDNNFIQDNVENQVKDENSILNFYKKLINIRKEKFPNVLIDGLSEIKIINDIIVIERKQNNEKIVSFINMLNKNIQIDLPKGDVLISSYNQKNKTNELRAFESIMIKIKE, from the coding sequence ATGAAAATTAAAAAATTAAAAGATAAAGTACTTTATCAAATATTTCCAAGATCATTTAAAGATTCAAACAATGATGGAAATGGAGATATAAACGGAATTATTGAAAAGTTGGATTACTTACAAGAATTGGGTGTTGATGGAATTTGACTTTGTCCAATATACGAAACAAATTTTGTTGATGCAGGTTATGATGTGCTTGATTATAAGAAAGTTTGAAAACAATTTGGAACTTTAGAAGAGTTTAAAAAATTAACTTTTGAAGCCAAAAAAAGAGGCATTGATGTAATTATGGATATTGTTTTAAATCACGTTTCAAATGAACATCAATGATTTAAAAAAGCTTGTGAATCAGATAAAAATATTGAACATAATTACTTTATTTGAAGAAAAGAATTGACCGAAAACGAAAAGAAAGCTCAAAGTATTTTCGGCGGTTCTGCTTGAGAATATGTTCCTAATGTAAAAAAATATTACTTTCACTTATTTGCAAAAGAGCAAGTTGATCTTAATTGATCTCACCCAAGTACTATTAAGGCAATGGTTGATGTAATTAACTTTTGGTATAGTCTTGGTGTAAGAGGTTTTAGACTTGATGCTATTAAGCATGTTGCAAAAGACTTTGACGACATAGAAAATATTTATTTTTCATGATGCAAAGGAAGTGTTGAATTTTTAAAGAGCTTTTATGAATTGGCTTTTAGCGATAAAAAAGATGCTTATACATTAGGAGAAGCAAGTGGAATAAGTTTAGATGAATTATTAAAATATGGAGCAGGAAAAGATAAGGTAGCAGATAATTACTTCAACTTTAGTTGATGATGAATAGGTTGAGGCAAAGAAACCGGAAGAAAAGGATATGATGCAAATTGAGATCACAAAGAATTTGCATATCAACAAAAACCATTTCAAGAAAATGAAAATGTTAAACCTGAAATGATTACAAACTTTTTATCAAATCATGATACTTCAAGAAGTATTTCGAGATGAGGTGAAATAAATTACTTTTGAGCAGAATCTGCAAAAAGTCATGCTTTAATGTTATTCTCCTTAAAAGGAATTCCATGTGTTTATTACGGAGAAGAAATTGGTCTTTTAAATAATAGATTTTACTCACGTGAAGATTTCAAAGATTGTGATATTTTCAGCGGGTTTTTAGATTTGGTAGATATTGAAAAAAAATATACCGAAGAAGAATTCTTAAAATACTGTAATATCAACTCAAGAGATGCAGGTAGAGCAATCATGCAATGAGAGAATAGTTCTCACAAGGGGTTTACCAAATCAAAAACCCCTTGAATAAAATTTAATGATAACAATTTTATTCAAGATAATGTTGAAAACCAAGTTAAAGATGAAAACAGCATATTAAATTTTTATAAAAAACTTATTAATATTAGAAAAGAAAAATTCCCAAATGTGCTAATTGATGGGCTTTCAGAAATAAAAATTATTAATGATATTATAGTAATTGAAAGAAAACAAAATAATGAGAAAATAGTATCATTTATAAATATGTTAAATAAGAATATTCAAATAGATTTACCAAAAGGTGATGTTCTTATTTCATCATATAATCAAAAGAATAAAACAAATGAACTTAGAGCTTTTGAATCAATAATGATTAAAATTAAGGAGTAA
- a CDS encoding alpha-amylase yields MNFRIMKNSQIIDFDKKFARVDAELGIKFKNGMFNFTFWRPLSPKVQLVIFDQNEKEIEAFDMQNKNELWTVAIDKKYDGLLYKYRITNDKNEVNLALDPYAKALANFDWKGKDNNVGFGLIIDLDSSKIKHEITKLETIWNNSTDPVIYELHIKDYTSLLNQNDFKSRLGTFNCALEKQIFQNLNDLNFTHLQLLPLHTAYTINANNVKIIKKGEANGWETNYNWGYDPHNYFSLNQSYVQKTNDPYEAILEFKKFVDEAHKNKIGIILDVVYNHTMTNKIYDEVLDGYYYRYNNERMVKPVNLAPVASERLMVRKMFVDSLVHWVKTYDVDGFRFDLSTFIDKDTLELICKTLREIKPNIVLHGEAWKFSDLNYKNSFTKGVTNNDQNFAYFNDTHRNAINGSDFNGHQYGLNSKYCSKKFKQYTISTFGNLKTYDNTFNKDPKIVKYDLYADDLGVVLNYVACHDGYTLWDKINIDVNGSIEEKIAAYKQSLMASVSCQGRQLMLAGTELLHSKPCDKTGEEWYKGAQAVGEQLFDDNADDNIFCNNTYKTSDFVNGLKWSHLDKPETQEVYKFTKELLGLRNNTNFFRLKNAEEVKKSFKFLNNSFSKNVSYKINTSDGVAYVQHNFGNVKSTLDFKLSKDDKLISSKPIIDLKYLPARSSIIMIKRGKNEN; encoded by the coding sequence ATGAATTTTAGAATAATGAAAAATAGTCAAATTATTGACTTCGACAAAAAATTTGCAAGAGTCGATGCTGAACTTGGAATTAAGTTCAAAAACGGAATGTTTAATTTTACATTTTGAAGACCACTATCGCCAAAGGTTCAACTTGTGATTTTTGATCAAAACGAAAAAGAAATAGAAGCATTTGATATGCAAAATAAAAATGAGTTATGAACTGTTGCTATTGACAAAAAATATGACGGATTACTTTACAAATATAGAATTACAAATGATAAAAATGAGGTTAATTTAGCTCTTGATCCATATGCTAAAGCACTAGCTAATTTTGACTGAAAAGGAAAAGATAACAATGTTGGTTTTGGTCTAATCATAGACTTAGATTCTTCAAAAATTAAGCATGAAATAACAAAGTTAGAAACAATATGAAATAATTCAACTGACCCAGTTATTTATGAATTGCACATAAAAGACTATACATCACTTTTGAATCAAAACGATTTTAAAAGTAGATTAGGAACATTTAATTGTGCTCTTGAAAAACAAATTTTTCAAAATTTGAATGATTTAAACTTTACTCATTTGCAACTTTTACCACTTCATACCGCTTATACAATCAACGCTAACAATGTCAAAATAATTAAAAAAGGTGAAGCAAATGGTTGAGAAACTAATTATAATTGGGGTTATGATCCACACAATTATTTTTCTCTCAATCAATCATATGTTCAAAAAACTAATGATCCATATGAAGCCATTTTAGAGTTTAAAAAATTTGTTGATGAAGCTCACAAAAACAAAATTGGTATTATTCTTGACGTGGTTTATAATCACACAATGACCAACAAAATTTATGATGAAGTTCTTGATGGATATTACTATCGATATAATAACGAAAGAATGGTTAAACCAGTTAATTTAGCGCCTGTTGCAAGCGAGAGATTAATGGTTAGAAAAATGTTTGTTGATTCTTTAGTTCATTGAGTTAAGACATATGATGTAGATGGTTTCAGATTTGATTTATCAACTTTTATTGATAAGGATACATTAGAATTAATTTGCAAGACACTTAGAGAAATAAAACCAAACATTGTTCTTCATGGTGAAGCTTGAAAATTCAGTGACTTAAATTACAAAAATTCATTTACAAAAGGTGTTACAAATAATGATCAAAATTTTGCTTATTTTAACGACACACATAGAAATGCAATTAATGGTTCAGATTTTAATGGTCATCAATATGGACTTAATAGTAAATATTGTTCTAAGAAATTTAAACAATATACAATAAGCACTTTTGGTAATTTAAAAACATATGATAACACTTTTAACAAAGATCCTAAAATAGTCAAATATGACTTGTATGCAGATGATTTAGGTGTTGTGCTTAACTATGTTGCATGTCATGATGGATATACATTGTGAGATAAAATAAACATTGATGTTAATGGTTCGATAGAAGAAAAAATAGCTGCTTACAAACAATCGTTAATGGCTTCTGTTTCTTGTCAAGGAAGACAATTGATGCTTGCCGGAACTGAATTGCTTCATTCGAAACCGTGTGACAAAACTGGTGAGGAATGATACAAAGGAGCCCAAGCGGTTGGCGAACAACTTTTTGATGATAATGCAGATGATAATATTTTTTGCAATAATACATATAAAACAAGCGACTTTGTTAATGGCTTAAAATGAAGTCATTTAGATAAACCAGAAACACAAGAAGTTTATAAATTCACTAAAGAATTATTAGGATTAAGAAATAATACTAACTTCTTTAGATTAAAAAATGCTGAAGAAGTTAAAAAATCATTTAAGTTTTTAAACAACTCATTTAGTAAAAATGTTTCTTATAAAATAAACACAAGTGATGGTGTTGCTTATGTTCAACACAACTTTGGTAATGTTAAATCAACACTTGATTTTAAACTAAGTAAAGATGATAAATTAATTAGTTCAAAACCAATTATTGACCTAAAATACTTACCAGCTAGATCTTCAATTATTATGATAAAAAGAGGAAAAAATGAAAATTAA
- a CDS encoding Dps family protein — MKQTEQLKKLQASLSVLAQKIKNMHWHIYGETFFEVHEELDKLYDEVSGFTDEVAEKIVMFDELALGSYKEVLEESLISETKSKSWHCAEATKLVAEDMTVILDYIGKIKDVDFRIQPVLDEIVLSLHKAIWMFKKTSKN, encoded by the coding sequence ATGAAACAAACAGAACAATTAAAGAAATTACAAGCATCATTGAGTGTGCTTGCACAAAAAATTAAAAACATGCATTGACATATTTATGGAGAAACTTTTTTTGAAGTACATGAAGAATTAGATAAGTTATATGATGAAGTAAGTGGATTTACTGACGAGGTTGCCGAAAAAATAGTAATGTTTGATGAACTTGCACTTGGTTCATACAAAGAAGTTTTAGAAGAAAGTTTAATTAGTGAAACAAAATCAAAAAGTTGACATTGTGCTGAAGCAACTAAATTGGTTGCAGAAGATATGACAGTTATTTTAGATTACATAGGGAAAATTAAAGATGTTGACTTTAGAATTCAACCAGTTCTAGACGAAATAGTTTTATCGTTACATAAAGCAATTTGAATGTTTAAAAAAACTTCTAAAAATTAG
- a CDS encoding ABC transporter ATP-binding protein produces MFKNKKQNIDFSNEDNIEFEKIDLDAMVEEIGKISSNNNGAEINLVNISKKYEGNDKYTLKDINLKIEAGKFCIFLGPSGCGKTTLLRMIAGLNSITSGDLLFNGKRYNNLLPSERNIAMVFQSYALYPHMNVYNNISFGLKIAKERRDVIDRRVKDVAKILKIEDYLYRKPKDLSGGQRQRVAIGRAIARKPLVFLMDEPLSNLDAKLRESMRREIVNIHRMLNTTSIYVTHDQLEAMTMGDQIVVFNDGIIQQNATGKELYFKPKNIFVARFIGSPTMNIFDAKMKSGVVISTDNTIKLELNPELKNLVQEGQNLVIGFRSEDIVLRGLKSTNGFEATITNIELIGKEQLITVKISNDIELTATVSNSLEYKLYERIKVDFDLSRIHIFDKESTNRVN; encoded by the coding sequence ATGTTTAAAAACAAAAAACAAAACATTGATTTTTCAAATGAAGATAATATCGAATTTGAAAAAATTGACCTAGATGCAATGGTAGAAGAAATTGGGAAAATCAGTTCAAATAACAACGGTGCTGAAATTAATCTTGTTAATATTTCTAAGAAATATGAAGGAAATGATAAATATACACTTAAAGATATAAACCTTAAAATTGAAGCCGGGAAATTCTGTATATTCCTTGGCCCAAGTGGTTGTGGTAAAACAACACTACTTAGAATGATTGCTGGATTAAACTCAATTACATCAGGTGATTTACTTTTTAATGGTAAAAGATACAACAACCTTTTACCAAGCGAAAGAAACATTGCTATGGTATTCCAATCTTATGCACTTTATCCACACATGAACGTTTATAACAACATTTCTTTTGGATTAAAAATTGCAAAAGAAAGAAGAGATGTTATTGATCGTAGAGTTAAAGACGTAGCAAAAATTTTAAAAATTGAAGATTATCTTTATAGAAAACCCAAGGATTTATCAGGTGGCCAAAGACAACGTGTTGCTATTGGTAGAGCCATTGCGAGAAAACCACTTGTTTTCTTAATGGACGAACCTTTATCAAACCTTGATGCAAAACTTCGTGAAAGTATGCGTCGTGAAATAGTTAACATTCATAGAATGCTTAACACCACAAGTATTTATGTAACTCATGACCAACTTGAGGCAATGACTATGGGCGATCAAATAGTTGTCTTCAACGACGGTATCATCCAGCAAAATGCAACAGGTAAAGAGTTATACTTTAAACCAAAGAACATTTTTGTTGCAAGATTTATTGGAAGCCCAACAATGAATATTTTTGATGCTAAAATGAAAAGCGGAGTTGTTATTTCAACTGATAATACCATTAAATTAGAACTTAATCCAGAACTTAAAAACCTTGTTCAAGAAGGTCAAAATTTGGTCATTGGATTTAGATCTGAGGATATAGTTCTTAGAGGACTGAAATCAACAAATGGATTTGAAGCAACAATAACAAACATTGAGCTAATAGGTAAAGAACAATTAATTACTGTAAAAATAAGTAATGACATTGAACTTACAGCAACAGTTTCAAACAGTTTAGAATACAAATTATATGAAAGAATTAAGGTTGATTTTGACTTATCAAGAATTCACATATTTGATAAAGAATCGACTAATAGAGTTAATTAA
- a CDS encoding ABC transporter permease subunit has product MSFYKSSLQNKVVSDNHYKKKRIKLNQSDTKPPTAFEIIWLFFNYIFLIFWAIIILFPVVSLIASSFNVQNFRYVTLTPFKFGLDNFKYLFIPFGEPVEFMGPGIVSKSHFTNWYINTILIAILTTIVSTTFVALNGYAYSRFKFAGSKHSLTIIMMVQMIPATSSLICLYMVVKMGGSLGVPPVIMLVIIYSGQAITGNTFMLKGYLDTVSAELDDSAKVDGCNNWGLFFKILVPVIKPTLVMTSLWSFLIPFTDVILPKFVIYDLKNTTLAVGLDSFLSAEAKQINAGAYAAGALLATVPAFCLFMYLQRFIVGGLSEGAVKG; this is encoded by the coding sequence ATGAGTTTTTACAAATCATCTTTACAAAATAAAGTAGTTAGTGACAATCATTATAAAAAGAAAAGAATCAAACTAAATCAATCCGATACTAAACCTCCAACTGCATTTGAAATTATTTGATTATTTTTTAACTACATCTTCTTGATATTTTGAGCAATAATAATATTATTCCCAGTTGTATCTCTAATTGCATCGTCGTTTAACGTGCAAAACTTTAGATATGTTACACTAACACCTTTCAAATTTGGATTAGATAACTTTAAATATTTATTTATTCCGTTTGGTGAGCCAGTTGAATTTATGGGGCCTGGTATAGTAAGTAAAAGCCATTTTACTAATTGATATATTAATACAATTTTAATAGCAATATTAACAACTATTGTTTCAACTACATTTGTTGCATTAAATGGTTATGCTTATTCAAGATTTAAATTTGCTGGATCTAAACACTCGTTAACTATCATTATGATGGTTCAAATGATACCAGCAACATCGTCACTTATTTGTTTATATATGGTTGTTAAAATGGGTGGATCTCTTGGAGTTCCTCCTGTAATCATGTTAGTAATAATTTATTCTGGTCAAGCTATAACAGGTAATACATTTATGCTTAAAGGTTACCTTGATACAGTTTCGGCCGAACTTGACGATTCGGCAAAAGTTGATGGATGTAATAACTGGGGACTGTTTTTCAAAATACTTGTACCCGTTATAAAACCAACACTAGTTATGACTTCGTTATGATCATTTCTTATACCATTTACTGATGTTATATTACCTAAGTTTGTTATATATGACTTGAAAAATACAACATTAGCTGTCGGCCTTGATTCATTCTTATCCGCCGAAGCAAAACAAATTAATGCTGGTGCTTATGCTGCTGGTGCTTTATTAGCAACGGTTCCTGCATTCTGTCTATTTATGTACTTACAAAGATTCATTGTTGGTGGTCTTTCAGAAGGTGCGGTGAAAGGATAA